In Pseudothermotoga sp., the genomic window CCTTTCAACACATTGCCACGGGACAGAGATGATATAACAGTCAAACCAAATATTCCGAGCCAGAAATATTCTGGCGGCTCAGACTTCAAGACAATAACGAGTAAACATCAGATCAATCAAAGGTATCATTAGTTCAAACAAACCTTTGTAGATCGAGTAAGGCACGCTTAAAAGCTTCACTAGTACCTCAGGTTTCATCGATGTGGATACAACTTAAAAGCTCGTTTCAACCATTATGCATCGACCAAAGGAATATTCAATACCGTTGTTTTTAAGAAGATCCTCTATCTGCTTTGAACCTGCCCCGGGCTGGAACCACAAGCGTTTGAACCCCAACCTAATAGCTTTCTCCACTACTTGTATGCCGATCTCGGGTGGAACGACTAGCACTATCAAATCCACATCCTTAGGAAGTTCTTCTATATCCCTGTAAGTCTTGATCCCTTCGATCGACTCAGCTTTGGGATTGACTGGATAAACTTCAAAACCCTTCAAAGATAAGTCTCGAACGATTTTGTTGCCGTATTTTCTCCTATCC contains:
- a CDS encoding CoA-binding protein, which translates into the protein MDLSGVRKIAVVGASEDRRKYGNKIVRDLSLKGFEVYPVNPKAESIEGIKTYRDIEELPKDVDLIVLVVPPEIGIQVVEKAIRLGFKRLWFQPGAGSKQIEDLLKNNGIEYSFGRCIMVETSF